CATTGCTGAATTGAATAACAGCAACTCTGTCTTCATTTGGTCCAATGTTTAACCTTTCTATTACTTTGTACAGGAAGTCTTGAATTGCTGTAAATCCATTCCTTGTGTTATCAGATCCGTCCAAAAGAAAAACTATGTCTCTCCCCTtttcaatattgttttctgttaaCAAAAGTAAAGTTATGTTAATCACAATCATTCTAGATATTAATCCAACGGGTGAttgtttgaaaacattttcaaaaaatctacatttaaatTCTTACCTCCTTTAGTTTCATCCTCAGCCCGAATTTGAGTGAGATGACTCATTAAACTGTTTTGAATACGAAGGAGATTTACAAAGTCAGGGACTGAGTAGGCATAATTTGGGTCAGAGGAAATGACTTGCATCTCAGCGGAATTTGACATTCTTGATCCAATTGCAAATGTGACAACTCCTTCAGCCTTTAGTTTACTTGCAGGGCCTCGTGGAGAATCTCTAGACCTTCCACTAGCCAATATGACAAGTATCTGCTTGGTACTTTCCTGATGCTGAACTCCAGCATTTGACATGAAGACATTATCCTTCACAAACTGCAGTGCTGCTCCAATATACTGAGGCCTTCCACCTTTTTGTTTCAGACTTGCAACATGCTTAAGAAcatcttcttttgttttgtaagtatttaaattgaaattgaGTTCAGCATTGTTGCTATACTGCACAACAGCTACTTTATCTTTTCCTTGGTTCATGTCTAAGCTGTCAACAATCTTTGCAACAAATTCACGTAAAGCAGGGAATCGACTCCTGACATCATCAGATCCATCAATGAGAAAGACAATATTTCTCTTTATACTGGAGCTTGAACCTAGAAAAGTCCAGAGGCATATAAATCGGTTAACATAAGAAATCTGAAAACTGTGGATGAAAGTAAAATACATGTGGTATACAGGGTTTGAattcatgtacagtatacagAGACAGTGttctatgtatttttttctgtgaaaggtgctatactaaacaaacatattattattattattattattattattattattattattattattattattattattattattattattattgttattgttattattattattattgttattattattattattattattattattattattattagtggtagtagtagtagtagtagtagtagtagtagtagtagtagtagtggtattattattatatctattatctattaattaaataaaagtacaattaaTAATATCACTTCTTACTCACCTACACCAAGGCTGACAGTGTCTTTATGGGATGCAATGTCTGACAGCAACTGTTCTCTCACAAGAGGATAGTCAGAAATCCCCTTGATTAAATACTTTGCTTTAGGACTGTGTGCTATTTGCTCCATCTCCAGCCTATCTGCATCATTCACGCCAACACTGAAAATTACAATTCCAGCATTTCTCATTCTTTCCACTGGACCTAAGACATCATCTTCTGACTTTCTCCCACTTAAGAGAATCAGTATCTGTGGAACTCCCTGCTTGGCTCTGCTCCCAGATGAAGCGCTGAACACATTGTTCTCCACGTAATCAAGGGCCACACCTGTATTCACAGTGAACCCCCCATTTAGTTTGACATTGCTCAAACGACCGAGGACATCTTCTTTACTTGAGTGCGTATTCAAGAAAAACTCAGTATTGGGCTCTGTGCTGTACTGAATCAAAGCCACTTGCACTTTGCTGGGcccaatttcagtttttttgacAAGCTCTCTgacaaaatccaaaatgtgtCTTTCGCTTGTTCGCATTGCATCTGATCCatcaagaagaaaaacaacatcgGCACTGTGCAGTTTTAACTCTGCAATTGTGGAAAGGTctgaaatcaataaaaacaacactttcacaAAACCAACATCTTTACTTTagacaaacacatgtttattataCCCATGGTATAAAATTATACAACTATTATGTCCATCTAGCAGATCATGTAAAAGTAAAGACTATTGCTCTACATCTTACCAATGGCTGTTGGGATTTCTGTTATTTCTTGAGCACCCCTCAATGCTGCTTCTACAGATGGAGGTATGCTTTGCAGATTGTTAAAGTTTGTGACATGAAAATAATGTGCTGGTGTGAAGGAGATGGTTTGCATTTCCAATGTATCAGCATTCTTTGTCGCAATAGTAAAAGTCTTTATGCCATTTTCTTTGAGTGATTGTGCTGGTCCTCTGACATCATCCCCTGACCTCCCACCACTAAATACATACAGATATTGAGGGATTGATTTTGCACTTCTGCCTCCAACTGAGTCAGCAAAGACATTGTCTTTAACAAACTCAAGTGCTTTGCCAATGTTAAGAGGTCTGCCCAACTTGTGTCTTATTGTTCTTATGAAATTGAGCACATCGTTCTTGGTTGAATAGGAATTCAGGTAGAAATTGACGGTTGCATCACGGCTGAATTGAACAATAGCCACTTGGTCTCTGTTCTCATCAAGATTGAAACTTTCGACCATTTTTTCAACAAAGCCTCGTATTTCTTCAAAGCTGTTTCGTGAGTCATATGATCCATCAATAAGAAATACAACATCTTTTTTCTCTGAATctgcaacaaagacaaaagactTAGAAACAAATATGAGGATAACAGGTACTTTAAAAGGTTGCAGTGGATATTTCAGTTATGGAAATACTTTCAAGTTTATTTTAGCCCATTGACTGTATCTAAAAGATTTAAAAATTACATCTTACCAAAACTTTTGGGGGAAGCGGTTCGCTCTAGACGTTGAGAAGCATCTCTCAACAATGACAACACATCCTGCTTAGCTGTAGGAAGTTCCTCATAATCAGTAATAGAGACTGCATAATTGGGTTCATGAGAAATAGTTTGCAGCTGTAGGGTGTCAGCGTCAGTTGTTCCAATGGCAATTGTAATGACACCGGTGTCTTTCAGCATTCTGACCGGGGTTCTTATGTCATCTTCAGATCTTCCACCACTTAGTAGTATGAGTATCTGTGGAACTCCCTCAAGGAGTCTACTTCCTAGTTCCGGAGAAAATATGTGATCCTTTATATACTGGAGAGCTGCTCCAATGTTGTGAGGATAACCTCCTTTGTGACTGAGGCCTCTTACTGCACCAATAACATCATCTTCTGTTGAGTAACGTCTTAAGTCAAAATCAATCACTGCATCGTTACTGTACTGGAGCACAGCCACGCGATCTCTGTTTGCATCAATATTGAGTTCCACCACTATTTTCTGCACAAAATCTTTGATATCTGGAAATCTTCGCTGAGAATCATCAGAACCATCAAGCAAAAAAACAACGTCTCTTCTGCTGGGATCTGTAATCATacagacaataaaacaaatgttgtatgGTGAAATGCATGATGAAATATGTTTCTTTCCTGCGAGTATTCAGTTAAACCATGACTTAAGATCTATACCAATCTGAAGTTGTGCACACGGTTACAGCATAAAGTCATAACAGTCATTTTGTCTTACCATAAAATTTCCGTATGATAGCAGGGGTTGCATTGCTCTTgatgtcagaaaatatttgCTGTTCAATGCCTGACAGATCACTGGAGTCTGCTGCAAAGAAAGCATGACTGGCTTCCTGTGAAATAGACTGTATCTCAAGGATATCTGCATTTCTTATTCCAACCACATATACCCTCGCACCGAATCCTCTCAAGTTGTTTATAGCATTTCTGACATCATCACTGGATTGCCCGCCAGTTAAAAGAACCAAAATCTGAGGGACACCCTGTTGGTGCCTACTGCCAGAAGAGGCAGTGAAAACATTATCCTTGATGTACTGAAGAGCTGCACCAGAATGTAGGGGTCTGCCTCCTTTATGCTTTAGAATGCGCACATTGTCAGCAACAtccttctgtgttttgtgtgtgttcagaaaaaaatcaacagagGATTCTCTGCTGTACTGCACCACCGAAACACGATCTTTGTTCTCATCCACATTTAATTTGTCAACCATTCTCTCAACAAAGCCAGTCATTGCCTTAAAGTCATTTTGCATTTCATCTGAGGAATCCAGTAAAAATACGATATCGTGTTGAATGGACTCAGCTGGATCTGTAGAAACTTTAACAGACACAAGGATGATGCTCAATTAGTTACACATGActctagatagatagatagatagatagatagatagatagatagatagatagatagatagatagatagatagatagatagatagatagatagatagatagatagatagatagatagatagatagatagatagatagatagatagatagatagatagatagatagatagatagatgttaAGCCTTACCTAAtgcattctgtgttttttgtcgTGGCTGATGTCGAGGCACTCTTTTCACAAATGAGACAAGTTGTTGATAGATGCTCCCAATATCATCAAACCGGAGCACAGAGAAGGCATAGGAAGGGTTGTGTGCAATCATTTGGAGCTCTAATATGTCTGCAGTTCTTGTTCCTACACAGAATGGAACAACTTTGACCTGTTTTAGAGCCGCAGCAGCACTTGCAACATCATCATGAGATCTTCCCCCACTCAACAAAATCAGTATTTGAGGGACACCGTCATGATGCCGACTTCCAGAAGAATCCAAAAAAGCACTTTTCCTCACGTAGTCGAGAGCTGCCCCAGTGTTAAGGGGTCCGCCTCCTTTGTGGTTCAACTGCTGGACTGCAGcaagaacattttctttttcattgtagGTGTTCAAACTGAAATGTGTCTGTGGATCCCCGCTATACTGGACCACAGACACACGGTCTTTGTTCTCACCAACACTGAGTGTTTCTACCACTTTTTGGACAAAGCTTTTCATTGCTGGGAATCCATTCTGTGTGTCGTCTGACCCATCCAATAGAAACACTATGTCTCTTTGAGGGGACTCTAATTCAActagaaaaaaatagaaaacctTGTTTAACAATTATACATGTAGTGCACAAGCTAAAATATATTGTGGTGCAATAATTACACATAAGATAACTGGAGAGGTCATAACAGCTGGTATTAGCTATAATAAACAAGGTGTAAGATGCAATAACATTCAAACAAATGGTAGATGAATGTATTCAGAAACTTGAAAATGACTACAAGATAAGAAGAATTATATTCCTCTTTCAGAAATGAAAGAAGtaaaagctttaaaagaaaGATTTAACTATTCTCTACCTCTAAGTTAGTTGGTCAATGATGTGATATCATTGGCTCAAGGTAGAGCTTAAGAATAAAGGACAGGAGATGTTCTGATGGCCTGGCAAGAAAAGACTTGAAGCGGGAAAAGGACGAGAGCCCATCAAGAAGCAGCACTTCAAGGGAGTTGACTGTAGCcattgaaaaatgtttgagAAACATGAAACTGATCAACTGACTTTCTTCAGAAGCCGATGCAGTTCCATTGCAATTCAAACTATGGAAAATAAAGTGTACTAAACCAGCGAGAGGTCGCTTCAACTCTCAAATGCAAATCTGCGACGCTTCTTACCTACAATAGTGGGGGGCTCAATTCGTATTTCAGCCTTGACAAATGAAGCAATCTCCGGCTGAATAGACAAAAGTTCACCAAAGACAGGAAGGTTGAAAAGAAATCTGGGGGAGAAGGCAATTCTTTGAAGCTCCTCCTGATTAGTGTTTTTCATTCCAATGGCGAAAGACAGAACACCGATTTCTTTGAGGTTTAATGCTGCTTGAGAGACATCATCATTGGACTTGCCACCTGTTAGTAAAAATAGAATCTGAGGGACTCCCTCCAGACGTCTGCTCCCAGATGAAGGTGTAAAAACATGGTCTCGCACAAACTGTAGAGCAGCTCCAGTGTTCCGAGGTCTTCCTCCTTTATGGCGGAGACTTCTGACTGCGTGGATTATTGCTTTTTTTGATCTGTGAGTTTTAAGTTTTAAGTAAACTGTGTTGTCATTACTATACTGTACGACAGACACCCGAATCTTATCTTCGCCAATTTCCAGGTCTTCCATCATTCTTCTGATGAACTCACGAATAGCTGGTAGGCCATTTCTGGACTCATCCGACCCATCAAGGAGAAACACTAAGTCCCTCTTACTCCTGCCTGTGTCAACAAGGTGATGCATGgatagaaagaaaaaggattcaCCGATTGACGATCAAGATTTTCTAAGCCTCAGGTAGATTCATCACCAAGAAAGAAGCTCAGAGGAGTAAACTGATCCCAGAAATAAAGAAGAGCCAATGCTCTGAAAGTCTTATTTCAAACTTCAAAGAACCATCTTTTTCTCTGAAAGATGTATGTTAGAATTTGTCCcgcaacatttattttgtttttgaaagacatttaaaagagTTTTACATTCTGGAAAAGCCTAAGAAATTagctttttctaaaaatgtcgatttaaaatgaatgaaatcatAAATGTCATGCAACATTTGTAATCGTTCATCATCTTAAAATGATTAATTTGACTAAGAATCTAATTCAATATGAATGATAGAAGGAGTATTAGAGAGAGTAAATCATTTTCTTCTGAAGATAAAGAATGATATATCGTATTCCAAATACAGGCatgtatttaaacatgaaatTCTTACCTACTAAATCAGAGATTCCAGTCATGGTTTCCCCTGTCTCTTTGGTTTTTTTCACTATACCATCAAGTTGCAATTGTGCTGAGGGCAACTCTGAGAAATCAGTGACTTTGTATGTGAAAGCAGGTTGGTAGGCAATCATTTCCAACTCAGAAAGATCTGCATCTCCCACTCCAACCCCCACTGACACAATGCCGTGCTCTTTAAGGGCAAACGCTGGGCTTCTCACATTATCACTGGATGGTTTAGTGATTAGAACAATCAAAATCTGGGGCACTCCTTCTAGTCTTCTACTGCCCGTGGAGGAAGTAAAGACACTGTGCCTCACAAACTGGAGAGCTCCCCCTATATTCAGGCGTCTCCCGCCCTTGTGTCTTAAATTATCTATAGCATTAAGCAGGTCATTCTTTGTCTTGTGAGAATTCAGATAAAAGTTGACATCAGGGTTAGCAGCAAATTGAACCACAGACACTCTGTCATGGCTCTCACTGACAGAGAGGCTTTCCACTATGCTCTTAACAAAGAGCTTTATCTCTGGGAATCCATTTCTTGTGTTATCAGAGCCATCAAGTAGGAACACAATATCTCTTTTTGCAGCATTGCTTGGTACTAagacacaacaaatacaatttagttATTCTGATAAAACATCCATGGAAGATAAAttgttaacattaaaaaaaacacaccagtaagaaaatacatttagctTACCTTGCTGTAGAACCAGGGTCAGCTGTTCCCTTGGAAGGCTCACATAGTTGTTCAGCTTTTGTGGTACAGTGTTAAGCTCACTGAACTCCCTCACATTGAAGGCAAAGGAAGGGTTGTGCGAAATGGCCTCTATCTGCCTCGGGTCTGCATCCCTGACACCAACACCAAATGGAACGACCCCGTCTGTTTTCAGCGCTCCAGCAGGATCCTTCACGTTGTCCCTGGATCTGCCTCCAGTCAAAACGATGAGGAACTGAGGGACATTTTGTGCCGAACGGCTACCATGCCTTTCAGACAAGATGGTGTTCTTCATGAATGTAAGAGCAGTTCCTGTGTTTAGGCTTCGTCCACCAGTCAGAGTCATTCCATTGACAGCTCTTATTACCTCATCTTTGGTTTGATATGTGTTAAGGTAGAAGGTTGGTGTTGGCCTCTCACTGTGTTGAACCACTGAGACTCGCACTCTGTCACTCCCGATGTCAAGTGGTTCAATGACTTTAATGATAAAATCCCTGATGTATTCAAAATCTCCACGAACACTATCTGTGCCATCAATGAGGAAGGCCACATCTCTTTCACCTCCAACAActgaggggaagaaaaaaatagatTATCAGTCAACTCTTTATGCATGTCACATTTAATCATATATATCAACGGAAAGATTCAAAACTCACCAGTTTCCTCAGGGAAGGTTGATGAAATTGTATCTGTATCACCAACCACAGTTATCAACTTTGGCATGATGACTTCAGCTAGAGCTGGCAAACTAGAGAAGCTTGTTTCATGGTAAGCCAAATCTGGAACAAAGGCAACATTCCTCAGTAGCGCTTCATCTGCTTGCCCAGAGCTGACAGTGAAGGTCAAAACACCAGCCAGAGCCAATTTATCAGCTACAGATTTAACCTGATCCTGAGCTGGACCGCCGGTGATCAGAACCAACACCTGCTGGACTCCCTGCTTCCTGCGTGAGCCAGTTGATACCCTGAACATGTTTTCCAGGGCATAATTCATAGCAGCTCCTGTATTCAGAACCGAGCCTCCGGAGAGTCTGAGTTGAGAAATTTTATCCACAACATCTTGCCTGCTGCTCTGACTGTTCAGATAAAATTCAATTTTCGGACGCTCAGCAAACTGAAGGAGACCAATCTGGACTCTGTCAGGAGCTACATCCAGCTGGTTGACCACGTTGATAATGAAGTCTCTCATGAAGGGAAAGTTACTGCTGCCAATGTAGTTTGAGCCATCGACAAGGAAGACAATGTCTCGCACCACTCTTTGAGTGGGCACTGTTATCACCGTCACtgagaaaaagcacaaaaacaaaacaaatgatcctCTTTGTGATACCAGTCACATATACTTTCAGGCTTTTGAAGATGTAAAACTATTATTGAAACACTAATAGGGTTTGGCATCAAGAACCAGTTCTAAATTTGAACCAGTTCCACAATGAAGATTACAAACTTGCTTAAGTACACAAGGCTTGCCAAATTATGTTCAGCATTAATACCTTTGAGACATGTTGTGCAATTCTCAGAGCTATTAATGGTCAGGATCAATTATTTGTGAATATTTTAAGCTTCATTACATCTGAAGTCAAAATGATTTCAACAATCACAACTTTCCCCAAAaattctaaatattttattcatttctcaTGTTTCATGGAATACCATTTTTACatgaaactattatttttgaGGTTTTCTGATAGTGGGTGAATTTACTTTAACAGTCTAAAATGTTCCATATGTTTGGTTTGTCACACAATCAAAAGCATGTAAGTTTGAAATGGATtacttttattacattaaataataaataaataaattggttTATCAAAGCAACAGCATTCattgtgttttcctctttcAACCTCTATTCAAGGTTatactttaatatgtttatcgttatatttctaaatgtacttatttcATTATTGTTCAGAACCTACCTGTCTCGGTCGGTACTTCAGTCACCACCACCCCAGCTAGAGTGGAGAGTGCATCAACTATGGCCTTTGGGTTGCGAATCAATTGCCGGAAGTCCCTCATATAGAATGCAACGCTTTGAGCAAAGGCGATCTTCTGCAGCTCCTGCTCCTCAGCTGTTTTGGAGCCTGCAGCAAGAGTCAACACACCCATTCTCTGCAAGGCCAAAGCTGGTGCTTCCACACTGTCACTGGACTTCTTACTGGTCATCAGCAGTAAAACCTGGGGGGTCCCCTGGTTAATACGACTTCCCTTCTCAGGCAGCAGCATATTTGTTCGCACGAAGTCCAAGGCTGCTCCAATGTTAACCGTCTGTCCAGGTCTTGGTTTGATAGAGCTCAAAGCCGCCGTTAATTCTTCCCTGGATCCATAGGAATTGAGATCCATCTCAAGTCGAGGGGCATTGCTGAACTGGGCCACACCTACTTGAACCTGGTCCGGACCAATTGGCATGATTTCCACAAACCGCTTGATGAATTCACGCACAGAATTGATGATCGTTGCACCCATTGTGCTATCGATAAGGAAAATTATGTCTCTTTTTCCAACTGCCacaactgaaagaaaataaataaaattaatagGAGAACAcaagttcattttaaaagacGTTTCAAATAATACATATCTTAGGTCTAAAGGTTACCTCAGCCTGACAAGGATATCCGGTTAACTAACAttgagaagaggaaaaacaaggCTGTGTATTTTCATATATGATTTAAGATTTGAAATCAAATTCAAACAAGAGCATTCTATTTTTGATGTTATGACCACTGCAGATggacaacacatttttatggaaAGCATAAATGAGGCTTAGAATACAAAAGGTGATTTTAAGTTTCATTATGGATTAATTAAtcaaatatgaaattaaaaacagaacctGGAAGTGACACTGGACTGTCGTTATTTATGAATCTATATTTCTATTGGTGTTAGCTGATTTTGAGGTCTCTGTCGTTCAGTGTACAAAGCCTAATATACCTGGGACATTTACTTGAAGTGTTTTGTTCTGACTATTGTCACATTGTTGGAAATGTCTCCTGGTTCAACTCCGACAATAAAAACTGTACTAAGTGTTAAACAGTATGCATTTTGAGCACATGATTGTCTAATTAATTAATGCATTTTCATTGCAGGAACTTATAACTACAAACTGTTTCCGCtctatcaaataatatatttgagTAATTAAAGGGCTAAACCAGTCTTAAAGTCCATGCAgctttgtcaaaacattttcttgGTCCTCTTGACAATTGTTCAAATTAGTTTTGTGGATCTAGACATTTGCCTGTGACTGTAGCTTAGTGAAATTCTTAAGACAGTTCATTCTCATAGGCTTCAATGTATtgcttttattgtgtgtttaccATCTATGTTACAAGCCTTAATAATGGCAGAGAAAATACAAGTATATCTTACCTTAcctttatataacatttattgttAACCCTATAGGGTTTTTTGCATTAAGTACCTTACCAAAAACCAAATGCTTCGCCAACATTTACAGAGAAGTTACATACCTTCTGTGAACTCATTCTGAACTATAATGGTGCGTTGGACCACCCCATTAATGTATGGAAACAGCTGGTCACCAATGCTTGCCACTGCTCTGAAATCAGGGGCTGACAGGACAAAAGTCTTATCTGTAGCAACTGTTTCCAGATCTGCAGTAGCCGTGTCACCGACCGAAGCGCCGAATGTGATAACACCGGCCCTCTTAAGGGCCCGGTCCCCGGCACCAGTATCATCTGTGGATGGCCCAGCACTGATAACGAGCAACATCTGGGGCACATTCTCGTCTGCCCTGCCCCCAGCTGATTCGCTCAAAAGGCTCTGGGCCACTTCCTCCAGGGCGGCACCCAAGTTAGACTCAACACCCCCTGAGTAGGCCAGGCCCTTCACAGCTTCCACGACTGATGACTTGCTGTCATAGCTATTTAGATAGAACTTTATATCTGGGTCGCCGTTGTACAGGACCAAAGCAACCCGAATAGTGTCCCTGCCCACATCGAGGCGCTCAATGATTCTCAAAGCCAAATCACGCACAAAGGGGAAGTTTGCTGCTCCAACGTTCTCTGATCCATCAATTAAGAGTATTAGGTCAGCTGAATCTTGTGCTttaaggagagagagagagaaaacaaaacaaaatggaacTTGTGAAAGAGTTAACATGGTGAGACAGGGACAAAGAATCCAAACAAAGAAGTGTTGCTAGCATGTGTCAAGTAACATTGAGAGTGAACAAATCAATCAAACATTGCAAAAACATCATACTGCATGTAGGCTGAACCAAGgagactccccccccccccccttctttgtCTGTATCAAATCAGTTGCATAAGATAAATCTAGGTAATTTTGCACATCCTTTGTAGTCGacacagaataataataataataataataataataataataataataataataataataataataataataataataataataggctAAAAACGTTGTaattcaagaaaaaaacaaaaaattgcGCATCAGGGGCAATTACAGTTTAAGAGGCATCTGATTCCCTTAAATAAAGTACAACTAGATGGTCCGTTGCTAGAGAAGCTCAAAGCATCAAAAGAACACATATGATAAACTCATCACCAATATTGTTGGATCGTTAATCAATTTAATCCCTAGACCTTATTGTAAGAGTTTTAGGTTGGAACTATcatctttttactttttctttcgACCTTCAGAACAAAAAGTGATGTGGTTGTCAGGTGTAGTTctgtagaaagaaaatagtCCCAACCTAAACCTGCTCCCAACACGATCTggtggttttattttgtacccAGGTCATGATTCCTGACTTCTGGAGAAGAGGTCTTGctgttcagtttttttaatttagattgGTACTTTGAGCAACACAAGCCAAATGCCACCTAGTTCCATTACATTACAGAAAAGTCATTACTATGGCTGATATCTCCAAAAGTGGGCAACTAAAAGCTTCTCGATtgacaaatagaaaaaatataatttaatgatACATATAACTGTAATGATCATTTATggttataaaaaaatgcaaagggACAAAAACATCTATAAAGGGTCAGAAATTGTTTGGAATTGTCAgaacaaaatgcatttaaaatcgAGGCTAGTTGTGGTACAACCTGaagttgaaaagaaaatattttgtgtGACGTTTATCTCTTCTATTATCTCCATTGAGTTCAGCCATCCCATGCAGACTCTTGTTATAGACCTCAGATAAAGTGACCAGTCATGACCCTGTGGCATATCCTTGGTGCCCACACGTTTACAGAACTTGAGAATATTGTACATGATTCAATGTTAaattattacacatttgtatATGAGTGATGTTTtcaattgattttcttttttatcatgaATGATGGTCAATATG
This genomic stretch from Eleginops maclovinus isolate JMC-PN-2008 ecotype Puerto Natales chromosome 7, JC_Emac_rtc_rv5, whole genome shotgun sequence harbors:
- the LOC134866941 gene encoding collagen alpha-3(VI) chain, with amino-acid sequence MPYRGGGTRTGLGLDFLIQTQLTTASGSRAVDGAAQVVVVLTDGQSQDDVAEPAQVLWLAGVEVFAVGVQDAVDSELREMGSQPHDTHVFSVESFLTLRDIIQDLVVGLCDAVTRSGGGPVANEAPMAGGGTAQDSADLILLIDGSENVGAANFPFVRDLALRIIERLDVGRDTIRVALVLYNGDPDIKFYLNSYDSKSSVVEAVKGLAYSGGVESNLGAALEEVAQSLLSESAGGRADENVPQMLLVISAGPSTDDTGAGDRALKRAGVITFGASVGDTATADLETVATDKTFVLSAPDFRAVASIGDQLFPYINGVVQRTIIVQNEFTEVVAVGKRDIIFLIDSTMGATIINSVREFIKRFVEIMPIGPDQVQVGVAQFSNAPRLEMDLNSYGSREELTAALSSIKPRPGQTVNIGAALDFVRTNMLLPEKGSRINQGTPQVLLLMTSKKSSDSVEAPALALQRMGVLTLAAGSKTAEEQELQKIAFAQSVAFYMRDFRQLIRNPKAIVDALSTLAGVVVTEVPTETVTVITVPTQRVVRDIVFLVDGSNYIGSSNFPFMRDFIINVVNQLDVAPDRVQIGLLQFAERPKIEFYLNSQSSRQDVVDKISQLRLSGGSVLNTGAAMNYALENMFRVSTGSRRKQGVQQVLVLITGGPAQDQVKSVADKLALAGVLTFTVSSGQADEALLRNVAFVPDLAYHETSFSSLPALAEVIMPKLITVVGDTDTISSTFPEETVVGGERDVAFLIDGTDSVRGDFEYIRDFIIKVIEPLDIGSDRVRVSVVQHSERPTPTFYLNTYQTKDEVIRAVNGMTLTGGRSLNTGTALTFMKNTILSERHGSRSAQNVPQFLIVLTGGRSRDNVKDPAGALKTDGVVPFGVGVRDADPRQIEAISHNPSFAFNVREFSELNTVPQKLNNYVSLPREQLTLVLQQVELESPQRDIVFLLDGSDDTQNGFPAMKSFVQKVVETLSVGENKDRVSVVQYSGDPQTHFSLNTYNEKENVLAAVQQLNHKGGGPLNTGAALDYVRKSAFLDSSGSRHHDGVPQILILLSGGRSHDDVASAAAALKQVKVVPFCVGTRTADILELQMIAHNPSYAFSVLRFDDIGSIYQQLVSFVKRVPRHQPRQKTQNALVSTDPAESIQHDIVFLLDSSDEMQNDFKAMTGFVERMVDKLNVDENKDRVSVVQYSRESSVDFFLNTHKTQKDVADNVRILKHKGGRPLHSGAALQYIKDNVFTASSGSRHQQGVPQILVLLTGGQSSDDVRNAINNLRGFGARVYVVGIRNADILEIQSISQEASHAFFAADSSDLSGIEQQIFSDIKSNATPAIIRKFYDPSRRDVVFLLDGSDDSQRRFPDIKDFVQKIVVELNIDANRDRVAVLQYSNDAVIDFDLRRYSTEDDVIGAVRGLSHKGGYPHNIGAALQYIKDHIFSPELGSRLLEGVPQILILLSGGRSEDDIRTPVRMLKDTGVITIAIGTTDADTLQLQTISHEPNYAVSITDYEELPTAKQDVLSLLRDASQRLERTASPKSFDSEKKDVVFLIDGSYDSRNSFEEIRGFVEKMVESFNLDENRDQVAIVQFSRDATVNFYLNSYSTKNDVLNFIRTIRHKLGRPLNIGKALEFVKDNVFADSVGGRSAKSIPQYLYVFSGGRSGDDVRGPAQSLKENGIKTFTIATKNADTLEMQTISFTPAHYFHVTNFNNLQSIPPSVEAALRGAQEITEIPTAIGKM
- the LOC134867382 gene encoding collagen alpha-3(VI) chain-like; translated protein: MHHLVDTGRSKRDLVFLLDGSDESRNGLPAIREFIRRMMEDLEIGEDKIRVSVVQYSNDNTVYLKLKTHRSKKAIIHAVRSLRHKGGRPRNTGAALQFVRDHVFTPSSGSRRLEGVPQILFLLTGGKSNDDVSQAALNLKEIGVLSFAIGMKNTNQEELQRIAFSPRFLFNLPVFGELLSIQPEIASFVKAEIRIEPPTIVGKKRRRFAFES